A genomic region of Canis aureus isolate CA01 chromosome 16, VMU_Caureus_v.1.0, whole genome shotgun sequence contains the following coding sequences:
- the FOXN1 gene encoding forkhead box protein N1 codes for MVSLLPPQSDATLTGPTRLEGEPQGDLMQAPGLPGSPAPQNKLAGFSCSSFVPDGPPERAASLPPQSPSVASPGPEQVHCPAGPGPGPFRLSPSDKYPSFGFEEGPASSPGRFLKGSHGPFHPYKRHFHEDVFPEAQTALALDGHSFKTPGALEAFEEIPVDVGEAEAFLPGFSAEAWCNGLPYPSQEHSPQVLQGSEVKVKPPALETGPGMYCYQPPLQHMYCPSQPPFHQYSPGGGSYPIPYLGSSHYPYQRIAPQASTDGHQPLFPKPIYSYSILIFMALKNSKTGSLPVSEIYNFMTEHFPYFKTAPDGWKNSVRHNLSLNKCFEKVENKSGSSSRKGCLWALNPAKIDKMQEELQKWKRKDPIAVRKSMAKPEELDSLIGEKREKLGSPLLACPPLGLAGSGPIRPLAPPVGLSQPLHPIHPASGPIPGKNPLQDLLGGHVPSCYGQTYSHLSPGLAPPGPPQPLFPQPDGRLELRAQPGTPQDSPLPANTPPSHSAKLLAEPSPAKTMHDTLLPDGDLGTDLDAINPSLTDFDLQGNLWEQLKDDSLALDPLVLVTSSPTSSSMPPPPPPTHCFPPGPCLAETGSGTGDLAPPGSGGSGALGDLHLTTLYSAFMELEPTPPTGPSVYLSPSSKPMALA; via the exons ATGGTGTCGCTACTCCCGCCGCAGTCTGACGCCACACTGACCGGCCCCACCAGACTGGAGGGCGAGCCCCAGGGGGACCTCATGCAGGCACCGGgcctcccaggctcccctgctcCACAGAAC AAGCTTGCCGGCTTCAGCTGCTCATCATTTGTGCCCGACGGCCCTCCAGAGAGGGCAGCCTCACTGCCCCCACAGAGCCCCAGCGTCGCATCACCAGGCCCTGAGCAAGTCCACTGCCCAGCCGGCCCTGGCCCGGGCCCCTTCCGGCTCTCGCCCTCAGACAAGTACCCCAGCTTCGGCTTTGAGGAGGGCCCGGCAAGCAGCCCTGGGCGCTTCCTCAAGGGCAGCCATGGGCCTTTCCACCCCTACAAGCGGCATTTCCATGAGGACGTCTTCCCCGAGGCCCAGACTGCCCTGGCCCTCGATGGACACTCCTTTAAGACCCCGGGGGCGCTGGAGGCCTTCGAGGAGATCCCCGTGGATGTTGGGGAGGCTGAGGCCTTCCTGCCTGGCTTCTCAGCAGAGGCCTGGTGCAACGGGCTCCCCTACCCCAGCCAAGAGCACAGCCCCCAAGTCCTG CAGGGGTCAGAAGTCAAGGTCAAGCCCCCAGCTCTGGAGACTGGTCCTGGGATGTACTGTTACCAGCCCCCCTTGCAGCACATGTACTGTCCCTCCCAGCCCCCATTCCACCAG TACTCACCAGGTGGTGGCAGCTATCCCATACCGTACCTGGGCTCCTCACACTATCCGTACCAGCGGATCGCACCCCAGGCCAGCACTGATGGGCACCAGCCCCTCTTTCCCAAACCCATCTACTCCTACAG CATCCTCATCTTCATGGCCCTTAAGAACAGTAAAACTGGGAGCCTTCCTGTCAGCGAGATCTACAATTTCATGACGGAGCACTTTCCCTACTTCAAG ACAGCGCCTGACGGCTGGAAGAATTCTGTTCGCCACAACCTGTCTCTTAACAAGTGCTTTGAGAAAGTGGAGAACAAATCAGGCAGTTCCTCTCGCAAAGGCTGCCTGTGGGCCCTCAATCCGGCCAAAATTGACAAGATGCAGGAGGAGCTACAGAAGTGGAAGAGGAAAGACCCTATTGCTGTGCGCAAGAGCATGGCCAAGCCAG AAGAGCTGGACAGCCTCattggagagaagagggagaagctgggttCCCCATTGCTGGCCTGCCCACCCCTGGGTCTGGCAGGCTCAGGCCCCATCCGACCCCTGGCCCCTCCAGTGGGGCTCTCCCAGCCACTGCATCCAATCCACCCAGCTTCGGGCCCCATTCCTGGCAAGAACCCCCTGCAGGACCTACTTGGGGGGCACGTCCCCTCTTGCTATGGGCAGACATATTCACACCTCTCACCGGGCCTGGCCCCTCCTGGACCTCCGCAGCCATTGTTCCCACAACCAGATGGGCGCCTTGAGCTGCGggcccagccaggcaccccccaggACTCGCCTCTGCCTGCCAACACCCCACCCAGCCACAGTGCCAAGCTGCTGGCTGAGCCTTCCCCGGCCAAGACCATGCATGACACCCTGCTGCCAGATGGAGACCTTGGCACTGACCTGGATGCCATCAACCCCTCGCTCACCGACTTTGACCTCCAGG GAAACCTGTGGGAACAGCTGAAGGATGACAGCTTGGCCCTCGACCCATTGGTACTGGTGACCTCATCCCCAACATCATCGTCAATGCCGCCACCTCCGCCACCTACCCATTGCTTCCCACCTGGGCCCTGTCTGGCAGAGACAGGCAGTGGGACCGGCGACTTGGCACCACCAGGCAGTGGGGGCTCCGGGGCACTGGGTGACCTGCACCTCACCACCCTCTACTCAGCCTTCATGGAGCTGGAGCCCACACCCCCCACAGGCCCCTCTGTGTACCTCAGCCCCAGCTCCAAGCCCATGGCCCTAGCATGA
- the UNC119 gene encoding protein unc-119 homolog A isoform X2, which produces MDSGTVLFEIKKPPASERLPINRRDLDPNAGRFVRYQFTPAFLRLRQVGATVEFTVGDKPVNNFRMIERHYFRNQLLKSFDFHFGFCIPSSKNTCEHIYDFPPLSEELINEMIRHPYETQSDSFYFVDDRLVMHNKADYSYSGTP; this is translated from the exons ATGGACTCAGGCACTGTTCTCTTTGAAATCAAGAAGCCCCCAGCCTCAG AGCGGTTACCCATCAACCGGCGGGACTTGGACCCCAATGCTGGGCGCTTTGTCCGCTACCAGTTCACACCTGCCTTCCTCCGCCTGAGGCAGGTGGGAGCCAC GGTGGAGTTCACAGTGGGAGACAAGCCTGTCAACAACTTCCGCATGATTGAGAGGCACTACTTTCGCAACCAGCTCCTCAAAAGTTTTGACTTCCACTTTGGTTTCTGCATCCCCAGCAGCAAGAACACCTGCGAGCACATCTACGACTTCCCCCCTCTCTCTGAGGAGCTGA TCAATGAGATGATCCGTCACCCATATGAAACACAGTCTGACAGCTTCTACTTCGTGGATGACCGGCTGGTGATGCACAACAAAGCAGACTATTCCTACAGTGGAACACCCTGA
- the UNC119 gene encoding protein unc-119 homolog A isoform X3 has translation MKVKKGGGGAGTGAEPASGAPGPSVEPKPEPQLQAESESGSESEPEAGPGPRPGPLQRKQRIGPEDVLGLQRITGDYLCSPEENIYKIDFIRFKIRDMDSGTVLFEIKKPPASERLPINRRDLDPNAGRFVRYQFTPAFLRLRQVGATSKNTCEHIYDFPPLSEELINEMIRHPYETQSDSFYFVDDRLVMHNKADYSYSGTP, from the exons ATGAAGGTGAAAAAGGGCGGCGGTGGGGCTGGGACGGGGGCGGAGCCCGCTTCTGGGGCCCCTGGCCCGAGCGTGGAGCCCAAGCCCGAGCCGCAGCTGCAGGCGGAATCCGAGTCCGGGTCCGAGTCAGAGCCGGAGGCTGGCCCGGGGCCCAGGCCGGGGCCGCTGCAGAGGAAGCAGCGGATCGGGCCAGAGGACGTGCTGGGGCTGCAGCGGATCACGGGCG ATTACCTATGCTCTCCCGAGGAGAATATCTACAAGATTGACTTCATCAGATTCAAGATTCGAGACATGGACTCAGGCACTGTTCTCTTTGAAATCAAGAAGCCCCCAGCCTCAG AGCGGTTACCCATCAACCGGCGGGACTTGGACCCCAATGCTGGGCGCTTTGTCCGCTACCAGTTCACACCTGCCTTCCTCCGCCTGAGGCAGGTGGGAGCCAC CAGCAAGAACACCTGCGAGCACATCTACGACTTCCCCCCTCTCTCTGAGGAGCTGA TCAATGAGATGATCCGTCACCCATATGAAACACAGTCTGACAGCTTCTACTTCGTGGATGACCGGCTGGTGATGCACAACAAAGCAGACTATTCCTACAGTGGAACACCCTGA
- the UNC119 gene encoding protein unc-119 homolog A isoform X1, whose product MKVKKGGGGAGTGAEPASGAPGPSVEPKPEPQLQAESESGSESEPEAGPGPRPGPLQRKQRIGPEDVLGLQRITGDYLCSPEENIYKIDFIRFKIRDMDSGTVLFEIKKPPASERLPINRRDLDPNAGRFVRYQFTPAFLRLRQVGATVEFTVGDKPVNNFRMIERHYFRNQLLKSFDFHFGFCIPSSKNTCEHIYDFPPLSEELINEMIRHPYETQSDSFYFVDDRLVMHNKADYSYSGTP is encoded by the exons ATGAAGGTGAAAAAGGGCGGCGGTGGGGCTGGGACGGGGGCGGAGCCCGCTTCTGGGGCCCCTGGCCCGAGCGTGGAGCCCAAGCCCGAGCCGCAGCTGCAGGCGGAATCCGAGTCCGGGTCCGAGTCAGAGCCGGAGGCTGGCCCGGGGCCCAGGCCGGGGCCGCTGCAGAGGAAGCAGCGGATCGGGCCAGAGGACGTGCTGGGGCTGCAGCGGATCACGGGCG ATTACCTATGCTCTCCCGAGGAGAATATCTACAAGATTGACTTCATCAGATTCAAGATTCGAGACATGGACTCAGGCACTGTTCTCTTTGAAATCAAGAAGCCCCCAGCCTCAG AGCGGTTACCCATCAACCGGCGGGACTTGGACCCCAATGCTGGGCGCTTTGTCCGCTACCAGTTCACACCTGCCTTCCTCCGCCTGAGGCAGGTGGGAGCCAC GGTGGAGTTCACAGTGGGAGACAAGCCTGTCAACAACTTCCGCATGATTGAGAGGCACTACTTTCGCAACCAGCTCCTCAAAAGTTTTGACTTCCACTTTGGTTTCTGCATCCCCAGCAGCAAGAACACCTGCGAGCACATCTACGACTTCCCCCCTCTCTCTGAGGAGCTGA TCAATGAGATGATCCGTCACCCATATGAAACACAGTCTGACAGCTTCTACTTCGTGGATGACCGGCTGGTGATGCACAACAAAGCAGACTATTCCTACAGTGGAACACCCTGA